One Solanum lycopersicum chromosome 4, SLM_r2.1 DNA window includes the following coding sequences:
- the LOC101256086 gene encoding endochitinase EP3, producing MNFFSSSKAFFFLFFTLSIASRLVLAQDCGCSSDLCCSKWGYCGSGNDYCGEGCQGGPCFSTTPSNNNNGVIVSDVVTNAFFNGIADQGASSCEGKGFYTRERFLEALQSYSNFGTVGSTDDSKREIAAFFAHVTHETGHMCYINEINGPSGDYCDENNTDYPCVSGKNYYGRGPIQLSWNFNYGPAGQSIGFDGLNDPDIVGRDGVISFKTALWYWMNNCHSLITSGQGFGPTIRAINGQIECDGGNPQTVARRVEYYTQYCQQLGVDTGDNLTC from the exons ATGAACTTCTTCTCTTCATCAAAAgcatttttctttctatttttcacATTGTCTATAGCATCAAGACTAGTCTTGGCACAAGATTGTGGTTGTTCATCGGATTTGTGTTGCAGTAAATGGGGTTATTGTGGAAGTGGAAATGATTATTGTGGTGAAGGGTGTCAAGGGGGACCTTGTTTTAGTACTACTCcaagcaataataataatggagtTATAGTTTCTGATGTTGTAACTAATGCATTTTTTAATGGAATTGCTGATCAAGGTGCTTCTAGTTGTGAAGGAAAAGGGTTTTATACAAGAGAGAGATTTCTTGAAGCTCTTCAATCTTACAGTAATTTTGGAACTGTTGGTTCTACTGATGATTCTAAGCGTGAAATTGCTGCTTTCTTCGCTCATGTCACACATGAAACTGGAC ACATGTGCTACATAAATGAGATAAATGGTCCATCAGGAGACTATTGTGATGAGAACAACACAGATTACCCTTGTGTCTCAGGGAAAAACTACTATGGTAGAGGACCAATTCAACTATCATGGAACTTTAATTATGGTCCAGCAGGGCAATCAATTGGATTTGATGGATTAAATGATCCAGACATAGTAGGAAGAGATGGTgttatttcatttaaaacagCTTTATGGTATTGGATGAACAATTGTCATTCTTTAATTACTTCTGGACAAGGATTTGGCCCAACAATTAGAGCTATTAATGGACAAATTGAATGTGATGGTGGTAATCCACAAACTGTTGCTAGAAGGGTTGAGTATTATACTCAATATTGTCAACAACTTGGTGTTGATACTGGGGATAATCTTACttgttaa